aaattaaaaaaattgaaaattagaaattttctCCTTTCAAAAAGGACAAAAAAATATAGAACAAAGTACAAGTGTAGAAGCAGGAAAGTACTAACAGCAGAGGAATGTCCGGCGGCACCGAGGGTACAATCAAGGAAGGAGCGGAGAGTGGCGGAGGCGAAAACATCCAAAACTTCGCCGAGCAAGACAGGGACATGGGGGGCAGAGTTGTCATTTCCATAGTGCTTCAGGAAGGTTTCCTCATCTAGCTCTTTCTCCGACCGAGTCCTCCGCTTCACTTGTGAAAGCTTGTTTTGGTTAATTACGCTACTATTACTGGTCTTTTCCACcttttttactttgtttttcCGAGGTTTACTGTGAACTGAAGCGGAAGCAGATAAGCTGTTGCCGGCGTGGATACGGCGGAGGTGGTGGAATTTGAGCGGCGGCGGTACCGGTGGGGAAATGGTGGAAGAGTGAAAGAAAATGTTTCGGATTAACCTTGCCATTGGTGCTGCTGTAGTGGAATTCCAACTTGTAAAccacattttttttttatttaagagaTGGTCAAATTTACTTTTGTACTATTTAAAATTGAACACTTTGGATCTAATTTTATCCTATTGTTAAGAAAAAAATCTTGTTTTAATCTTGACTCCTAACAAAATTTCAACCAAAAATATAATGAATGACAATTTTAAACCATAGTAAAAAATGTATCGGTAAATTTGGACATTTTCTAAAAGATAAATACTAACATCTTGTTCGGTTACCtgttgtattgtactgtattgttatttaaaatataatttgttttgattattagtatatcgttaaatccgtcgttagttaaccacaaaaaatattactttatggAACGACCGATTCGGTGTGGTCGCGTCAttatcttatttttttctcttatcttgccctttttttattattaaatagtcTTAGTTTATCTTTTACcatacctttttatataataatattaccccgtaccttattttttctttatagtattgcaagtttattcttcacaTTGTTGGTACATGACATAACGACAGAGAAGCACAACCGGAGCTTATAGCAGCTTTTTTTAAAAGACTATAACATACACTGTCCTAATGACAAATTGAACAGTGTATGTGACTATATTCCACTTTTTCTCCAAATGATTGAACAATTGAGAAGTTTGAAAATTACAACAAAAGATATATCCAACTCACTTCCAAATTGTCGTGAATATTTAGAAAATTCATAGCCTTCTAGGGTTTGTTTCTGGAACGCAAAAAGTACTCTTTTAGTAAGCACTTTTTTGGTTGGAGTCAACCATTTGCGCTGCAGTAATCAGAATCTAATAAGACATATATTGAATCTAATATTGTTAACTGTTGAAACGTACTTGTCAAAAAAGTAATGAACTCAAAAGTTTGAAAAACAGCACACACCTCATCTGTTACTCTAAGACTACATTACTGCCACAATTTCTCCGTTATTTTGAGTGTAACTAGTTGTGCCTGCATTAACATAAATTCTACCAATTCGCCAGTTTTAAAATACAGCATCTCTCACTAGAGAGTAGAAGCAGAACAGTAACAAATCAAATATTCAACCAAATGAAAGTGAAAACACTAACTtagagcaaaatcacacttactcCAAAGACGTAGAAAGTGAAAACACTAACTTACAGCAAAATTACACTTACTCCAAAGACGAAGGCAGTCGATTTAATCCACTAAGTGGACACCAGTGCACTTGAGAATTGACATTGTATTGCTCGATAAAACACATACAAGGGATGTCAGTTAATGTTCACTTTCTCTTCCACCAAAAAAGTGTACATCCATTAAGCATTACTACACTCATCATCAGAACACAGAAAATTCAGGAGACTACAACAAAATTTTAAGATATTAGAGATATAATCTACTACACTGGAATCTAAAgcttaaaaatataaagaaaacaagGAGGTCTCGCCATTTATCCCATGTTTAATGGCGCTTCTTACCAGGACCCTTTTTCTTCTTGCCCTTGTTCTTTTTACCACCCTTTTTCTTCTTCCCTTTACTAGCAAAAGACTGCTTCGCATCAAATGCTTTAGGTGCTTTTGGTGCAGAAGGTTTTAATAAGTCCTTAACATCAAGCACCCCATTTCTGAAGTGACCTTCAGTTGATTTCAGCACCCTATCCTCAGGTCTGCGCCTTCCCGCTGCTTTTCTTGAACTACTACTACTGTTTCCCCCAAATCGTCCAAGTATCAAATTCTGTGAGACAAATAAGTTAGCAACTTATGTTAAGGGACCTTTGAGTGAGCAActtgaaagaaagcagaagtttTCAACCTCTTCTTGTATTTTCTCCTCCCTTTCCTTCTGTTTCTTCATCATTACTCGTGCAACACTTAATGGTAACCTCTGTTTCTTCTGAGGCTGCCGCAATTACCAGGAATATTATTAACAGATCCAGAAATATTACagcatttataaaaaaaaattgcagAGAATATTACTATAGCCAATGTTATTCTTCATAAAGGCTGTGTCTCACCTTCCCACCAAGCGAAACTATTTTCTTGTTCTCCAACTCCTTTTTCTCTTTCCATGTCATATGCGCGGAGCCTGAGAATAGGATAGAAAACCTAGTCAGTGCCAACCTATCCAAGAAAATAATCAAGCAATAAATCTGTTCTCATAAGACAGCATCCCAGTTAACATCAGCTAAAACGCATATACAGCATGCCATACATGAAAACAGCCAAGCTTTGAAAACTCTTTGACAACCAAGTAAATTACAAAAGTGAAAGACACGAAGCTCGATTCTCATCCCTCTTAGACAACCAAgtaaattacaaagtaaagatTACCATATTTTACGAAAGCTCCTCCCATCAGCAGAATGTTGACACCCCGATAGGACTAGTATAAAAGTCAAACAGCCAAGTCTCCAGTTTAGTCATGCTTTGACAACTCTTTGCTAGAAAAACTACTATATTCAACGAAACTAATCAAGCACATCCAGTTCAACTGGAAATCTAAAACTGATGAATCTGTTGCATTTTAATTTTGGTAAAGTACTGCTATGGGCTATAGCTGTCTAAGACAGAGACCTGGATAGTGAAGCTGTCAAAgtcacaagaagaacaaatgtgTTGGCACTGGAAAGAATTATGATGGATATAAGTTTTAATGCCTTATGGGATGTGATATAAACCAAGGAAGACTGGAGAAAATGAATGAATACCATATTCAATACTACGGTGCATCGGAACCTTCGCCAACTAAGTTACATGGGCTACCTTCTTTATATAAGATAGTGGATAATATTCTTCCTCCGATATGTGCACCGTGAAAATACGTACAACTTCAGTTGCTTTGTATTTGAAGGATAAAACTTACAGTTGCAATGTATGAGATGTTTATTATGCATTATTTTGATTGTGTGATCAACCTgacagtgttatcaaaggcgcgcttaagccctaaagcgaggctcaaaacatgttgagtgTTTCGCCTCGCTTAGCAGACGCTTTAGTGTTGTCATCAACGCTCTAAGACATACTTTTTCTTGCTAATGAGCGTAATTCTGAAGACAGacctaaacaattgatattttactttattgtaaaaaaaattaatttctttatccatatatttgttattcatgcttataattattagtcTTGGATTACATAtgcatatttattattttttctccATTTGCGCCTTTCTTCACTAAAGCCCATGCTTTATTTGCGCTTAAAGTCCGAtggaccttagagcttttttgcgcttttcgcctttgataacac
The sequence above is drawn from the Nicotiana tabacum cultivar K326 chromosome 13, ASM71507v2, whole genome shotgun sequence genome and encodes:
- the LOC107760380 gene encoding uncharacterized protein LOC107760380 gives rise to the protein MDMKETKMDFKSILKEVEYLGSAHMTWKEKKELENKKIVSLGGKPQKKQRLPLSVARVMMKKQKEREEKIQEENLILGRFGGNSSSSSRKAAGRRRPEDRVLKSTEGHFRNGVLDVKDLLKPSAPKAPKAFDAKQSFASKGKKKKGGKKNKGKKKKGPGKKRH